The following coding sequences lie in one Anguilla rostrata isolate EN2019 chromosome 8, ASM1855537v3, whole genome shotgun sequence genomic window:
- the gpr3 gene encoding G protein-coupled receptor 3, producing MNVSEAGWVEEAEVGLSSALPQELPINPWDVVLCVSGTLISCENAIVVAAIFYTPTLHTPMFLLIGSLATADMLAGLGLILHFLFRYCVPSDTVQLATVGLLVASFSASICSLLAITVDRYLSLYNALTYYSDRTVTRTYIMVILTWGVSVLLGLLPTMGWNCLRDSGSCSVVRPLTRANLALLSGSFLVVFVLMLQLYIQICRVVSRHAHQIALQRHFLPSSHYVTTRRGISTLALILGAFASCWLPFAVYGLLGDASYPPIYTYVTFLSAAYNSLLNPLIYAFRNQEIQKVLWAACCGCLSPGLSCHSHSPCDV from the coding sequence ATGAACGTCAGCGAGGCTGGCTGGGTGGAGGAAGCAGAGGTGGGCCTGTCCTCAGCCCTCCCCCAGGAGCTTCCAATCAATCCGTGGGACGTGGTGCTGTGCGTGTCCGGCACCCTCATCTCCTGCGAGAACGCCATCGTGGTGGCGGCCATCTTCTACACGCCCACGCTGCACACGCCCATGTTCCTGCTGATAGGGAGCCTGGCCACGGCGGACATGCTGGCCGGTCTGGGCCTCatccttcacttcctgttccgcTACTGCGTTCCCTCGGACACGGTGCAGCTGGCCACCGTGGGTCTGCTGGTGGCCTCCTTCAGCGCCTCCATCTGCAGCCTCCTGGCCATCACGGTGGACCGCTACCTCTCCCTGTACAACGCACTCACCTACTACTCGGACCGCACGGTCACGCGCACCTACATCATGGTCATCCTTACGTGGGGCGTCTCCGTGCTGCTGGGCCTGCTCCCCACCATGGGCTGGAACTGCTTGCGGGACAGCGGCTCATGCAGTGTGGTGCGCCCGCTGACCCGGGCCAACCTGGCGCTGCTCTCGGGCTCCTTCCTGGTGGTGTTCGTGCTCATGCTGCAGCTCTACATCCAGATCTGCCGGGTGGTGTCCCGCCACGCCCACCAGATCGCCCTGCAGCGCCACTTCCTGCCGTCCTCGCACTACGTGACCACCAGGCGGGGGATCTCCACGCTGGCGCTCATCCTGGGCGCCTTCGCCAGCTGCTGGCTGCCCTTCGCTGTGTACGGCCTGCTGGGCGACGCCTCGTACCCGCCCATCTACACCTACGTGACGTTTCTGTCCGCTGCGTACAACTCCCTGCTCAACCCGCTCATCTACGCCTTCCGTAACCAGGAGATACAGAAGGTTCTGTGGGCAGCCTGCTGTGGCTGCCTGTCTCCTGGCCTGTCCTGTCATTCTCACTCCCCGTGTGATGTGTAG
- the cd164l2 gene encoding CD164 sialomucin-like 2 protein isoform X2 has translation MSRWWGTAVGVIILFGVLETYHCQTTVMAGDCSLMDSCEGCIMGDLSINLTDCVWKQCDNDNYTGCVSGSEEAEGCSVFNETSICPANGATPEPNPVYSQAQFNLSSFIGGVILVLGLQAGVFLAMRFVKSKDSSYETIDQPQ, from the exons ATGAGTCGCTGGTGGGGGACTGCCGTGGGAGTCATTATCCTATTCGGGGTTTTGGAGACATATCATTGTCAAACGACAG TGATGGCAGGGGACTGCTCTCTGATGGACTCGTGTGAGGGCTGTATCATGGGAGACCTGTCCATCAACCTAACGGACTGCGTGTGGAAGCAGTGTGACAATG ATAATTACACGGGATGTGTTTCCGGTAGTGAAGAAGCTGAGGGCTGCTCTGTCTTCAATGAGACATCAATATGCCCCG CAAATGGCGCCACCCCAGAGCCCAACCCAGTGTACTCACAGGCACAATTTAACTTATCCAGTTTCATTGGAGGTGTAATTCTGGTATTGGGACTGCAGGCAGGAGTCTTTCTAGCCATGAGATTCGTCAAGAGCAAGGACAGCAGCTATGAAACAAT AGACCAACCTCAGTAG
- the cd164l2 gene encoding CD164 sialomucin-like 2 protein isoform X1 — protein sequence MSRWWGTAVGVIILFGVLETYHCQTTVMAGDCSLMDSCEGCIMGDLSINLTDCVWKQCDNDNYTGCVSGSEEAEGCSVFNETSICPASLTPTPGGNDTANGATPEPNPVYSQAQFNLSSFIGGVILVLGLQAGVFLAMRFVKSKDSSYETIDQPQ from the exons ATGAGTCGCTGGTGGGGGACTGCCGTGGGAGTCATTATCCTATTCGGGGTTTTGGAGACATATCATTGTCAAACGACAG TGATGGCAGGGGACTGCTCTCTGATGGACTCGTGTGAGGGCTGTATCATGGGAGACCTGTCCATCAACCTAACGGACTGCGTGTGGAAGCAGTGTGACAATG ATAATTACACGGGATGTGTTTCCGGTAGTGAAGAAGCTGAGGGCTGCTCTGTCTTCAATGAGACATCAATATGCCCCG CCTCTCTGACTCCGACACCTGGCGGCAACGACACAG CAAATGGCGCCACCCCAGAGCCCAACCCAGTGTACTCACAGGCACAATTTAACTTATCCAGTTTCATTGGAGGTGTAATTCTGGTATTGGGACTGCAGGCAGGAGTCTTTCTAGCCATGAGATTCGTCAAGAGCAAGGACAGCAGCTATGAAACAAT AGACCAACCTCAGTAG
- the cd164l2 gene encoding CD164 sialomucin-like 2 protein isoform X3, protein MAGDCSLMDSCEGCIMGDLSINLTDCVWKQCDNDNYTGCVSGSEEAEGCSVFNETSICPASLTPTPGGNDTANGATPEPNPVYSQAQFNLSSFIGGVILVLGLQAGVFLAMRFVKSKDSSYETIDQPQ, encoded by the exons ATGGCAGGGGACTGCTCTCTGATGGACTCGTGTGAGGGCTGTATCATGGGAGACCTGTCCATCAACCTAACGGACTGCGTGTGGAAGCAGTGTGACAATG ATAATTACACGGGATGTGTTTCCGGTAGTGAAGAAGCTGAGGGCTGCTCTGTCTTCAATGAGACATCAATATGCCCCG CCTCTCTGACTCCGACACCTGGCGGCAACGACACAG CAAATGGCGCCACCCCAGAGCCCAACCCAGTGTACTCACAGGCACAATTTAACTTATCCAGTTTCATTGGAGGTGTAATTCTGGTATTGGGACTGCAGGCAGGAGTCTTTCTAGCCATGAGATTCGTCAAGAGCAAGGACAGCAGCTATGAAACAAT AGACCAACCTCAGTAG
- the LOC135261172 gene encoding protein FAM76A isoform X2: MAALYACTKCNQRFPFEALSQGQQLCKECRIAHPMVKCTYCRTEFQQESKTNTICKKCAQNVKLYGTPKPCQYCNIIAAFIGNKCQRCTNSEKRHGPPQPCEQCKQQCAFDRKDDRRKRVLQKTREQRKQLGSSSHSSLSQKEQLTRLSSSHYNSQKTLSTSSLQNEIPKKKAKFDSISTNGDSFSPDLALDSPGTDHFVIITQLKEEVASLKKVLHQKDQLILDKEKKITELRAEFQYQESQMRTKMNQMEKTHKDLVEQLQARNRELMKQVSALSKGKKPAMTSP, encoded by the exons ATGGCTGCTTTGTACGCGTGTACAAAATGTAACCAAAGGTTCCCGTTCGAAGCGTTGTCGCAGGGTCAACAACTATGCAAG GAATGCCGCATCGCCCACCCCATGGTGAAATGCACGTACTGTCGCACGGAGTTCCAGCAGGAGAG CAAAACCAACACCATCTGTAAGAAGTGTGCCCAGAACGTCAAACTGTATGGGACG CCCAAGCCCTGTCAGTACTGTAACATCATCGCTGCCTTTATTGGGAATAAGTGTCAGCGCTGCACGAACTCGGAGAAACGGCACGGTCCCCCGCAGCCCTGCGAGCAGTGCAAGCAGCAGTGCGCCTTCGACCGCAAGGACGACCGCAGGAAG CGTGTGCTACAGAAAACCCGGGAGCAGCGCAAACAGCTGGGCTCCTCTTCACACTCCTCCCTCTCACAGAAGGAGCAGCTGACCCGGCTGAGCAGCAGTCACTACAACAG CCAGAAAACACTGTCCACTTCCTCACTGCAGAATGAAATCCCCAAGAAAAAGGCCAAGTTTGACAGCATCTCCACCAATGGGGACAg CTTCTCCCCGGACCTGGCGCTGGACTCCCCAGGGACGGACCACTTTGTCATTATCACCcagctgaaggaggaggtggCTTCACTCAAGAAGGTCCTGCACCAGAAGGACCAGCTCATTCTGGACAAGGAGAAGAAG atCACAGAGCTCAGAGCAGAGTTCCAGTACCAGGAGAGTCAGATGAGGACCAAAATGAATCAGATGGAGAAAACTCATAAAGACCTGgtggagcagctgcag GCTCGCAACAGAGAGCTGATGAAGCAGGTGTCCGCTCTCTCCAAGGGCAAGAAGCCGGCGATGACCTCACCTTGA
- the LOC135261172 gene encoding protein FAM76A isoform X1 — protein MAALYACTKCNQRFPFEALSQGQQLCKECRIAHPMVKCTYCRTEFQQESKTNTICKKCAQNVKLYGTPKPCQYCNIIAAFIGNKCQRCTNSEKRHGPPQPCEQCKQQCAFDRKDDRRKVDGKLLCWLCTLSYKRVLQKTREQRKQLGSSSHSSLSQKEQLTRLSSSHYNSQKTLSTSSLQNEIPKKKAKFDSISTNGDSFSPDLALDSPGTDHFVIITQLKEEVASLKKVLHQKDQLILDKEKKITELRAEFQYQESQMRTKMNQMEKTHKDLVEQLQARNRELMKQVSALSKGKKPAMTSP, from the exons ATGGCTGCTTTGTACGCGTGTACAAAATGTAACCAAAGGTTCCCGTTCGAAGCGTTGTCGCAGGGTCAACAACTATGCAAG GAATGCCGCATCGCCCACCCCATGGTGAAATGCACGTACTGTCGCACGGAGTTCCAGCAGGAGAG CAAAACCAACACCATCTGTAAGAAGTGTGCCCAGAACGTCAAACTGTATGGGACG CCCAAGCCCTGTCAGTACTGTAACATCATCGCTGCCTTTATTGGGAATAAGTGTCAGCGCTGCACGAACTCGGAGAAACGGCACGGTCCCCCGCAGCCCTGCGAGCAGTGCAAGCAGCAGTGCGCCTTCGACCGCAAGGACGACCGCAGGAAG gtggatGGTAAACTCCTATgctggctctgtactctgtcCTATAAGCGTGTGCTACAGAAAACCCGGGAGCAGCGCAAACAGCTGGGCTCCTCTTCACACTCCTCCCTCTCACAGAAGGAGCAGCTGACCCGGCTGAGCAGCAGTCACTACAACAG CCAGAAAACACTGTCCACTTCCTCACTGCAGAATGAAATCCCCAAGAAAAAGGCCAAGTTTGACAGCATCTCCACCAATGGGGACAg CTTCTCCCCGGACCTGGCGCTGGACTCCCCAGGGACGGACCACTTTGTCATTATCACCcagctgaaggaggaggtggCTTCACTCAAGAAGGTCCTGCACCAGAAGGACCAGCTCATTCTGGACAAGGAGAAGAAG atCACAGAGCTCAGAGCAGAGTTCCAGTACCAGGAGAGTCAGATGAGGACCAAAATGAATCAGATGGAGAAAACTCATAAAGACCTGgtggagcagctgcag GCTCGCAACAGAGAGCTGATGAAGCAGGTGTCCGCTCTCTCCAAGGGCAAGAAGCCGGCGATGACCTCACCTTGA